Within the uncultured Methanobrevibacter sp. genome, the region ACAAACGGATATATGATGGGAGATAAGCCTGGAGAAGTTATGGGAAGAGGTCATTCAGGACATGAAGGCTTATACATTGGAGATATTGTAAATATTGAAGATACTAAAGTTACAATTGAAATAAAAAATAAGGAAATTCCAATTATTCTGGAGCCTGGTGACGGAATAGCTTTTAAATATAACGGCAAAATCAAGGGAATCTATCTGGAAAACATCATAAAACAGGATGAAAATGAAATCATAATAGACACAACACGTCTTGTCAAAGTCGGAACAGAAGTATTCATCAGTTATTCCAAATCAACACACGAATATTTAAAGCAGTTTGAAAAGGAAAGAATAAAAAATAATGTTGGAATTAATCTGTCTTTAACATGGGATGAGACTCTGAATTTATTTACCAAAGTTGAATATTACATTGACAATGAACTGATTAATTTCAGACATAAAACATTAGATAAATTTGAAAAAGCTAAAAATAAACCGGTAACTCAAGAAACTATTGAAAAACAGCTCAATAAAACAGGAGGCACACCGTTTTACATTGAAAACATCAGATTCAACAATATGCCTAAAGACATTTTCATACCAATTCGTGAAATCAACCAGATCAGGCGTGAAATCCTTGATACAGCAACGGAATTATTGCTGAAACATTACACACCAACCAAAAAATCCGTCAAGGCCGTACGTAAGGATTTAACAAAATTCTTTGAAGATTATGAAAACAATCCTGGCAAAATCAAAAAGAAAACTCCTAAACTCTCAATTTTTATTGATGACATCTCCCAGATTTCAGCGGCTTCAGGATTTGATTTGAAAAGAATCTATTTTGATGGAAACTGCCATTACAACAATCCTGACGATTATTTTGAAAACATAAAGGAAACACTGAAAAAAGGCAGTCTAATGGCAGCTCCGACAGAATTTGTTTGGGTTTTATCATCATTCATTTCTCAGGAGGATGCGGTTAAATGCAACGAAATCGTCAAAGAACTTGAAAATGAAGGAATTATCATATCCGTAATGGGAGATTTCCCAGGAATGGATGAAATCTTTGACTGCAGCATATATGGAAACCATAACCTGAATGTCTGGAACAGCTTTTGTGTGCATAATTTAAATGCAGCAGGATTTAAATCACTGATTTTATCTTCAGAACTTTCAGGCAGAGAAATCAAAGAGATAGTGCTTAAAAATCATGACAGAAACATTGATTTGGAGATGATAGTCAATGGAAACCTGGAAGTTATTGTAAGTAAAGATGACTTCACCAACCTAAATGACGGTAAAGACTTCATCATATCCAATGATGCTGATTATGCCACATTGGAAGATAAAAAAAGAAAGAAATTCAAATATAAAATCTTTTTTGACTACAACAGACAAAGCCACATTATCAACAAAGACTGTTTATGTCTGATTGAAGAGATAAACGAAATAAAGGAAATGGGTCTTGATTCACTGATTCTGGATTGCAGATATTCCAATGAAAAATACACAACCCAAATCCTATCAATATATACGGAATCCCTTAAAAACAAAGATTCCGAAGAACTTAGCAAATATAAATACCAGATTATGGATTTCTCACAATCTTACATTAACAAAGGTAATTATATTGAAGGAAGATTACATGAGGACAAATAATGAGAATTCCTGAATTGCTTGCACCTGTCGGATCAATGGATCATTTAAAGGTAGCGATAAATGCCGGAGCAAGTTCTGTTTACTTATCCGGAAAGGATTATGGAGCTCGCAAGTTCGCTGAAAACTTCACATTAGATGAAATTTGCGATGCAGTAAACACAGCACATCTGCACAACGTTAAGGTTTACGTTACCGTCAATACATTAATCAAGCAGGATGAACTGGAAGAGGTTATGAATTATCTCTCAAAGCTATA harbors:
- a CDS encoding U32 family peptidase gives rise to the protein MVLEELLAPAGSYEVLVIAVNAGADAVYIAGQNYGARAYAKNFTMEEIEKAVNYAHLNGVKIHVTVNTLVNNFEIVDVLQYLFKLYQIGVDAVIVQDLGLIWLLKTFIPDLEVHASTQMGLNNYPSIKWASKNNIKRVVLPREVTIDEIKQTNLQLKQDNINMDIEVFGHGALCYCVSGKCYISSYNSGRSGNRGACAQPCRREYRLKYRGYNIGNGYLLSTHDLATYNNLEAISNAGVKSLKLEGRMKSGDYIGTIVNSYRNLIDGNPGDYKKDLHLVFNRQFTNGYMMGDKPGEVMGRGHSGHEGLYIGDIVNIEDTKVTIEIKNKEIPIILEPGDGIAFKYNGKIKGIYLENIIKQDENEIIIDTTRLVKVGTEVFISYSKSTHEYLKQFEKERIKNNVGINLSLTWDETLNLFTKVEYYIDNELINFRHKTLDKFEKAKNKPVTQETIEKQLNKTGGTPFYIENIRFNNMPKDIFIPIREINQIRREILDTATELLLKHYTPTKKSVKAVRKDLTKFFEDYENNPGKIKKKTPKLSIFIDDISQISAASGFDLKRIYFDGNCHYNNPDDYFENIKETLKKGSLMAAPTEFVWVLSSFISQEDAVKCNEIVKELENEGIIISVMGDFPGMDEIFDCSIYGNHNLNVWNSFCVHNLNAAGFKSLILSSELSGREIKEIVLKNHDRNIDLEMIVNGNLEVIVSKDDFTNLNDGKDFIISNDADYATLEDKKRKKFKYKIFFDYNRQSHIINKDCLCLIEEINEIKEMGLDSLILDCRYSNEKYTTQILSIYTESLKNKDSEELSKYKYQIMDFSQSYINKGNYIEGRLHEDK